One segment of Theobroma cacao cultivar B97-61/B2 chromosome 9, Criollo_cocoa_genome_V2, whole genome shotgun sequence DNA contains the following:
- the LOC18590569 gene encoding chromatin modification-related protein eaf-1, whose amino-acid sequence MGFDNECILNIQSLAGEYFCPVCRLLVYPNEALQSQCTHLYCKPCLTYVVSTTRACPYDGYLVTEADSKPLVESNKMLADTIGKITVHCLYHRSGCTWQGPLSECTAHCSGCAFGNSPVVCNRCGIQIVHRQVQEHAQNCPSVQPQAQQAKGGQDTAATGTTAADQAQIASQTGTATSQAQASQTTTSGTPGQEPNQQANPNPRSQAVSQAAAMTSEQLYQQQQQYQQYYQQYSGYDPYYQQYYPYQQQSVLQYQQQPLQVNAPHMAGQHPVDLQTQPQPQPQVQPQPQVQAQVQPQPQPQAQHQSNSSVQAPVAAQPQNQSQANQQQQTHITVPPPSQIPLQNYPAAQGHPQPQVQPFPQAQPQVQPFPQAQPHLQHGQIPQYQQHHSQLHQPQPQLLPAPQAQPHSQAQPQAQLQPQPQPQPQPHPQQSQPMNPNLLPQPQQLHPAAHAVTGHQSYPLSQPHQQMQLVTPQHPMHVHAQGGLHPQQHPAQMQNSYPQQPPQMRPPQPHVAISNQQQPGLLPSPGSMLQQVHLHSHQPALPVQQRPVMHPAASPMSQPYVQQQPLSTQPVGLVQPQMLQQGPFVQQQSSFQSQSRPLGPPHSFPQPPHAYAQPQQNVAGSHAVHFHPSHNLVGRPMTPNHGVQSQPYPHSAAGTPVKPVHLGANQPSSYQNNVFRTNNQSGVTSQPMSEVPGDHGTDKNVAEQEADSSSPGTARKEANELDMASSLGADVAEKNTAKLEADLKSVDEKLTGDVGDDSNGVDISTKETPESRRTVGTDLEQHRDPVSKNMVTCEAIEDQKDVHNGEHKVEEIKIKDGPLLKTPPLQEAKLGEEQNGKMQKDKILPHDQGTPKGPAGNGFRGIPPSSQVQPGGYLPPSHSVPNVDQGRHQPLQMPYGSNNNQQRPAVSAILQAPPPGLPSHAQTPGLPPNQFRPQGPGQALVPPENLPPGSFGRDPSNYGPQGPYNQGPPSLSGAPRISQGEPLVGLSYGTPPLTAFDSHGAPLYGPESHSVQHSANMVDYHADNRRLDPRASGLDSTSTFSLRGERLKPVQDECSNQFPLDRGHRGDRGQFEEDLKHFPRPSHLDNEPVPKFGSYISSSRPLDRGPHGFGMDMGPRAQEKEPHGFSFDPMIGSGPSRFLPPYHPDDTGERPVGLPKDTLGRPDFLGTVPSYGRHRMDGFVSRSPGREYPGISPHGFGGHPGDEIDGRERRFSDRFPGLPGHLHRGGFESSDRMEEHLRSRDMINQDNRPAYFRRGEHVGHHNMPGHLRLGEPIGFGDFSSHERIGEFGGPGNFRHPRLGEPGFRSSFSLQEFPNDGGIYTGGMDSFENLRKRKPMSMGWCRICKIDCETVEGLDLHSQTREHQKMAMDMVVTIKQNAKKQKLTSSDHSIRNDTSKSKNVKFEGRVNKH is encoded by the exons ATGGGATTTGATAACGAGTGCATACTGAATATCCAATCTCTGGCCGGAGAGTACTTCTGTCCTGTTTGTCGTCTACTTGTCTACCCAAATGAAGCATTACAGTCGCAATGCACCCATCTTTACTGCAAACCATGTTTAACCTATGTTGTCAGCACTACTCGAGCTTGTCCTTATGATGGTTACTTAGTAACAGAAGCTGATTCTAAG CCACTTGTTGAGTCAAATAAGATGCTTGCTGACACCATTGGGAAAATCACAGTTCATTGTCTATACCATAGAAGTGGCTGCACATGGCAGGGTCCTCTGTCTGAATGTACAGCTCATTGTTCTGGGTGTGCATTTGGCAATTCTCCTGTTGTATGTAATAGGTGTGGCATTCAGATTGTGCATCGTCAAGTTCAAGAACATGCACAAAATTGCCCT AGTGTGCAGCCACAAGCACAGCAGGCTAAGGGTGGTCAGGATACTGCAGCCACAGGTACCACAGCTGCTGATCAGGCCCAGATTGCTTCTCAGACAGGAACAGCTACTTCTCAGGCCCAGGCATCTCAAACTACAACATCTGGTACACCTGGACAGGAACCCAATCAGCAGGCCAACCCAAATCCCCGGTCCCAAGCTGTCTCCCAGGCTGCTGCGATGACTTCGGAACAGTTGTACCAACAGCAACAACAGTATCAGCAATACTACCAGCAGTATTCTGGATATGACCCGTATTATCAGCAATATTACCCCTATCAACAGCAGTCGGTTCTGCAATACCAGCAGCAACCTTTGCAGGTTAATGCACCACACATGGCTGGCCAGCATCCAGTCGACCTGCAGACACAGCCCCAACCTCAACCCCAAGTACAGCCTCAACCACAGGTTCAGGCTCAAGTGCAGCCACAACCACAACCACAGGCCCAGCATCAGTCAAATTCATCTGTTCAGGCTCCTGTGGCTGCTCAACCTCAGAACCAGTCACAAGCCAACCAACAGCAGCAAACTCACATTACGGTGCCACCACCCTCTCAAATTCCTTTGCAAAATTACCCAGCAGCCCAGGGCCATCCTCAGCCTCAGGTTCAGCCATTTCCTCAAGCTCAGCCTCAGGTTCAGCCATTTCCTCAAGCTCAGCCTCATCTGCAACATGGGCAAATTCCTCAGTATCAGCAGCATCATTCCCAGCTGCACCAACCACAGCCCCAGCTTCTTCCTGCTCCTCAAGCTCAACCTCATTCACAAGCTCAGCCACAGGCCCAGCTTCAGCCTCAGCCTCAGCCCCAGCCCCAGCCGCATCCTCAACAAAGCCAGCCCATGAATCCAAATTTGCTGCCTCAGCCGCAGCAGCTGCACCCTGCAGCCCATGCTGTGACTGGTCATCAATCTTATCCACTATCACAGCCCCACCAGCAGATGCAGCTGGTAACACCACAACATCCCATGCATGTGCATGCTCAAGGTGGCCTTCACCCACAGCAACATCCTGCTCAAATGCAGAATTCATACCCGCAGCAACCTCCTCAGATGCGCCCACCCCAACCTCATGTTGCAATTTCTAACCAGCAGCAGCCAGGTTTGTTGCCATCACCAGGTTCTATGCTGCAACAAGTTCATCTTCATTCTCATCAACCTGCACTTCCAGTTCAACAACGGCCAGTTATGCATCCTGCTGCATCACCCATGTCTCAGCCGTATGTGCAGCAACAACCTTTGTCAACCCAACCGGTGGGCTTGGTTCAGCCTCAAATGCTTCAGCAAGGTCCTTTTGTGCAGCAACAGTCGTCCTTTCAGTCTCAGTCACGCCCCCTAGGGCCACCTCATTCCTTTCCGCAACCTCCTCATGCCTATGCACAACCACAGCAAAATGTTGCAGGATCTCATGCTGTGCATTTCCATCCATCACATAATCTTGTTGGGAGACCTATGACTCCAAATCATGGAGTACAATCACAGCCATATCCACATTCTGCAGCTGGTACACCAGTTAAGCCTGTGCATCTCGGTGCGAACCAGCCATCTTCTTATCAGAATAATGTGTTCAGGACGAACAACCAATCTGGGGTAACTTCACAACCAATGTCTGAGGTGCCAGGAGATCATGGTACTGACAAAAATGTGGCTGAGCAAGAAGCTGATTCATCCTCCCCGGGAACTGCTAGGAAGGAAGCTAATGAGTTGGATATGGCATCTAGTCTTGGAGCCGATGTGGCTGAGAAAAATACTGCAAAATTGGAAGCTGATTTGAAATCCGTAGATGAAAAACTTACTGGTGATGTTGGAGATGATAGTAATGGGGTTGATATATCTACCAAGGAGACACCAGAATCTAGAAGGACAGTTGGTACGGACCTTGAACAACATAGAGATCCTGTATCTAAGAATATGGTTACCTGTGAGGCAATTGAGGACCAGAAAGATGTTCACAACGGTGAGCACAAGGtagaagaaattaaaataaaggaTGGCCCTTTGTTGAAAACTCCCCCACTGCAGGAGGCTAAGCTTGGTGAAGAACAGAATGGAAAGATGCAGAAAGACAAAATTCTTCCTCATGATCAGGGCACTCCTAAAGGGCCTGCAGGCAATGGATTTAGAGGCATTCCTCCATCTAGTCAGGTGCAGCCTGGGGGCTATCTGCCACCTTCTCATTCAGTTCCAAATGTTGATCAGGGAAGGCACCAACCCCTACAGATGCCTTATGGGTCTAATAATAACCAACAAAGACCTGCTGTTTCTGCAATATTACAAGCACCTCCACCAGGACTGCCTTCACATGCACAAACACCAGGACTTCCTCCCAATCAATTTAGGCCGCAGGGCCCAGGACAGGCTTTAGTTCCACCTGAAAATTTACCGCCTGGTTCCTTTGGAAGAGACCCAAGTAATTATGGTCCTCAAGGGCCTTATAATCAAGGTCCTCCTTCCCTTTCTGGTGCTCCAAGGATATCTCAAGGTGAACCTCTTGTAGGCCTGTCATATGGTACTCCACCTCTTACTGCCTTTGACTCACATGGTGCACCATTATATGGCCCTGAAAGTCATTCGGTTCAGCATTCTGCCAACATGGTGGACTATCATGCTGATAATAGACGGCTAGATCCTAGAGCCTCAGGCCTTGATTCCACATCAACATTCAGCTTGCGTGGTGAAAGGTTAAAGCCTGTCCAAGATGAGTGTTCAAATCAATTTCCTTTGGATCGTGGTCATCGCGGTGATCGAGGACAGTTTGAAGAAGATCTTAAACATTTTCCTAGGCCTTCTCATTTGGATAATGAACCTGTTCCGAAATTTGGGAGCTACATCTCCTCATCTAGACCACTTGATAGAGGTCCTCATGGTTTTGGTATGGATATGGGACCAAGGGCTCAAGAGAAGGAACCTCATGGGTTTAGTTTTGATCCTATGATTGGCTCAGGTCCTTCTCGATTCTTGCCACCATATCATCCTGATGATACTGGAGAAAGACCAGTTGGTCTTCCCAAAGATACTCTAGGCAGACCAGATTTTCTTGGAACAGTTCCTAGCTATGGTCGGCATCGTATGGATGGTTTTGTTTCTAGAAGTCCAGGCAGAGAATATCCAGGCATATCCCCACACGGATTTGGAGGGCATCCTGGTGATGAGATAGATGGCAGGGAACGCCGATTCAGTGATAGGTTCCCTGGCTTGCCTGGCCATTTACATAGGGGTGGATTTGAGAGTTCTGATCGTATGGAGGAGCATTTGAGGAGTCGTGATATGATTAATCAAGATAATCGGCCTGCATACTTTAGAAGGGGTGAACATGTGGGTCATCATAACATGCCTGGTCATTTGCGGTTGGGAGAACCTATTGGCTTTGGTGATTTTTCTAGCCATGAACGAATAGGAGAATTTGGTGGGCCTGGAAACTTCCGTCATCCACGACTTGGTGAGCCAGGGTTTAGAAGCAGCTTTTCACTTCAAGAATTTCCTAATGATGGTGGAATCTATACA GGTGGTATGGattcatttgaaaatttgagaaaGAGAAAACCAATGAGCATGGGTTGGTGCCGCATTTGTAAAATAGACTGTGAAACAGTTGAAGGCTTGGACCTGCACTCACAAACAAGGGAGCACCAGAAGATGGCTATGGATATGGTTGTGACCATCAAACAAAAtgcaaagaaacaaaaact AACCTCCAGTGATCACTCCATACGCAATGATACAAGCAAGTCAAAGAATGTAAAATTTGAAGGCCGTGTGAATAAGCATTGA
- the LOC18590568 gene encoding uncharacterized protein LOC18590568: MSSMEGKLVKGLRLKASVDVEKNRVIFVESDEDFIDILLSFLTMPIGSIIRLIRYQPPPVGIGCMDNLYESVENLDVQLFQTEACKSMLLHPRNGAAAQCERLKLTVDDSEPLQYFCCESWECTASKYKLLSHYKNAICGCGKRMNYEIYLSEKENKQMLSDARDRGVFVKGLTRMIVSDELKIMPPLTASSFSLLSKLGLTDGSTIEERAFNVGVDEVLDLLKFSLVSRIPLTETLLKKSLDMNNEDYDQGSFTNFNQGSFTESEIVEASSNNYKRICAKLIVSKSRKMVCYAEVSEDFVDLLFSFLTVPLGHVAKEMKSHSSRGCINHLYNSIQDLDAERYLKSNDHKAMLVSPRLAPGFRLGNQPLGVEECKRQQNLYDHVKVIHGFLRPELFSDEKLLPCSDSAQASLLSVVDPKSHFKDAKSSGGFVKGPSMFTVTDNLIITPISPASGLSVLSKCKVPFSDIEERVVHVGEEEASRLLVASFVTKSALTNAFILEEPKRE; encoded by the exons ATGTCATCAATGGAAGGCAAACTTGTTAAAGGTTTAAGATTGAAGGCATCAGTTGATGTGGAGAAAAACAGAGTTATTTTTGTTGAATCTGATGAGGATTTCATTGATATCCTATTGAGCTTCTTGACAATGCCTATAGGATCAATCATCAGGCTCATCCGTTATCAACCACCACCGGTGGGAATAGGTTGCATGGACAACTTGTATGAAAGTGTTGAGAATCTGGACGTGCAGCTTTTCCAAACTGAAGCTTGCAAGAGCATGTTGTTGCACCCACGAAATGGTGCTGCTGCTCAATGTGAGAGACTAAAATTGACAGTTGATGACAGTGAGCCACTGCAATACTTTTGTTGTGAGTCGTGGGAGTGCACTGCTTCAAAGTATAAGTTATTGAGTCATTACAAGAATGCAATTTGCGGTTGTGGAAAGCGCATGAACTATGAGATTTATCTGTCCgagaaagaaaataagcaaATGTTATCTGATGCTCGAGATAGAGGGGTGTTTGTTAAAGGATTGACACGAATGATAGTAAGTGATGAACTAAAAATAATGCCCCCATTAACTGCAAGTAGCTTTTCTTTACTTTCAAAGCTTGGTCTCACAGATGGCAGCACCATTGAAGAGAGGGCTTTCAATGTAGGAGTAGACGAG gttTTGGATTTGCTCAAATTCTCATTGGTGTCAAGAATACCTTTGACAGAAACTCTATTGAAGAAATCATTGGATATGAACAATGAAGACTACGATCAGGGAAGCTTCACAAACTTCAATCAAGGAAGCTTTACTGAATCTGAAATCGTAGAAGCATCGTCAAACAATTACAAAAGGATTTGTGCAAAGCTTATCGTAAGCAAATCCAGGAAGATGGTTTGTTATGCTGAAGTCTCTGAAGATTTTGTGGATTTGCTCTTCAGTTTCCTCACTGTTCCACTGGGCCATGTggcaaaagaaatgaaaagccATTCTTCAAGAGGATGCATCAATCATCTTTACAATAGCATCCAGGATCTTGACGCTGAGCGATACCTGAAGTCAAATGATCACAAGGCAATGCTAGTTAGTCCCAGGCTTGCCCCGGGTTTTAGACTCGGGAACCAGCCATTAGGTGTTGAGGAATGCAAGCGTCAACAGAACCTTTACGATCATGTAAAAGTGATTCACGGATTCCTCAGGCCAGAGCTGTTTTCTGATGAAAAGCTTCTCCCTTGTAGCGATTCAGCTCAGGCCTCACTCCTAAGTGTTGTGGATCCAAAATCGCACTTCAAGGATGCTAAAAGCAGTGGAGGCTTTGTCAAAGGACCATCGATGTTCACAGTAACCGACAATCTTATCATAACACCTATATCACCAGCGTCAGGTCTCTCTGTTCTAAGCAAATGTAAGGTACCTTTCAGTGATATAGAGGAGCGCGTTGTGCATGTGGGCGAAGAAGAA GCTTCTCGACTGCTGGTGGCTTCTTTTGTCACCAAATCTGCTTTAACCAATGCCTTTATCCTGGAAGAGCCCAAGCGAGAATAA
- the LOC18590570 gene encoding tubulin beta-8 chain — protein sequence MREILHIQGGQCGNQIGAKFWEVVCTEHGIDPTGRYQGDLDLQLERINVYYNEASCGRFVPRAVLMDLEPGTMDSIRSGPVGQIFRPDNFVFGQSGAGNNWAKGHYTEGAELIDSVLDVVRKEAENCDCLQGFQVCHSLGGGTGSGMGTLLISKIREEYPDRMMLTFSVFPSPKVSDTVVEPYNATLSVHQLVENADECMVLDNEALYDICFRTLKLTTPSFGDLNHLISATMSGVTCCLRFPGQLNSDLRKLAVNLIPFPRLHFFMVGFAPLTSRGSQQYRALTVPELTQQMWDAKNMMCAADPRHGRYLTASAMFRGKMSTKEVDEQMLNVQNKNSSYFVEWIPNNVKSTVCDIPPTGLKMASTFIGNSTSIQEMFRRVSEQFTAMFRRKAFLHWYTGEGMDEMEFTEAESNMNDLVSEYQQYQDATADEDEFEEEEPEYED from the exons atgCGTGAAATCCTTCATATTCAAGGAGGGCAATGCGGCAACCAAATCGGAGCCAAGTTCTGGGAAGTTGTGTGTACAGAGCACGGCATAGATCCAACCGGACGTTACCAGGGAGACTTGGATCTACAGCTTGAGAGGATCAATGTCTACTACAATGAAGCCAGTTGTGGCAGGTTCGTCCCTCGTGCCGTTCTCATGGACCTTGAACCTGGAACCATGGACAGCATCAGATCTGGTCCTGTTGGCCAGATTTTCAGACCGGACAACTTCGTCTTTGGTCAGTCCGGTGCTGGTAACAACTGGGCTAAAGGTCATTACACTGAGGGTGCTGAGTTGATCGATTCTGTGCTTGACGTTGTCAGAAAAGAGGCCGAAAATTGCGATTGTCTTCAAG GGTTTCAGGTTTGTCATTCATTGGGAGGAGGAACTGGATCTGGAATGGGAACACTTCTGATATCGAAGATAAGGGAGGAATACCCAGATAGGATGATGTTGACTTTCTCCGTTTTCCCATCTCCTAAGGTCTCTGATACAGTCGTGGAGCCTTACAATGCTACTTTGTCTGTTCACCAGTTGGTTGAAAATGCTGATGAGTGTATGGTTCTTGACAATGAAGCCTTGTATGACATTTGTTTCCGGACGCTTAAGCTCACTACTCCCAGCT TTGGTGATCTAAATCACTTGATCTCTGCAACAATGTCTGGAGTTACATGCTGCTTACGATTCCCTGGTCAGCTGAACTCTGATCTTAGGAAACTTGCTGTGAATCTTATCCCATTTCCTCGCCTACACTTTTTCATGGTGGGTTTTGCTCCTCTCACCTCAAGAGGATCCCAACAGTACCGAGCTCTAACAGTTCCTGAGCTCACTCAACAAATGTGGGATGCAAAGAACATGATGTGTGCAGCTGATCCACGACATGGCCGTTACTTGACTGCATCAGCTATGTTCCGTGGTAAAATGAGCACCAAGGAAGTGGACGAGCAGATGTTGAATGTTCAGAACAAGAATTCCTCCTACTTTGTTGAGTGGATCCCCAACAATGTGAAGTCAACAGTTTGTGACATCCCGCCCACTGGCCTCAAGATGGCATCAACATTCATTGGCAATTCAACATCCATTCAGGAGATGTTTAGGCGAGTGAGTGAGCAGTTCACAGCTATGTTTAGGAGGAAGGCCTTCTTGCATTGGTACACAGGAGAAGGTATGGATGAGATGGAGTTTACTGAGGCAGAGAGCAACATGAATGATCTGGTCTCCGAGTATCAGCAGTACCAAGATGCAACAGCTGATGAGGACGAGTTTGAGGAAGAGGAACCAGAATATGAGGactaa